A window of Lysobacter terrestris contains these coding sequences:
- a CDS encoding ubiquinone biosynthesis accessory factor UbiJ — MTERAMPFDSLKPLAGRTLEAALNRALALDAEARDGLRALDGRSVALHVAAPPLALQVTVAGDRLRVGPVEAGREADLSVRSTLGGLLSQLPALMGRGLRNDNAPPVGKLRIEGDADLARRLQRLAERFDPDWQQPFAAVFGDVLGVQIANAVRAALRHARDAGGAFAANAAEYVTEESRDVVGRDELNAFYDDVDTLRDDVERIAARVGRLRGARA; from the coding sequence ATGACCGAACGCGCCATGCCCTTCGATTCGCTCAAGCCCCTGGCCGGCCGCACGCTGGAGGCGGCGCTCAACCGCGCGCTCGCGCTCGATGCCGAAGCCCGCGACGGCCTGCGCGCGCTCGACGGCCGCAGCGTCGCCCTGCATGTCGCCGCGCCGCCACTGGCGCTGCAGGTGACCGTCGCCGGCGATCGCCTGCGCGTCGGCCCGGTCGAAGCGGGCCGCGAGGCCGACCTGTCGGTGCGCAGCACGCTCGGCGGGCTGCTCTCGCAGTTGCCGGCTCTCATGGGGCGCGGTCTGCGCAACGACAACGCACCGCCGGTGGGCAAGCTGCGGATCGAGGGCGATGCCGACCTCGCCCGGCGCCTGCAGCGCCTGGCCGAACGTTTCGATCCGGACTGGCAGCAGCCCTTCGCCGCCGTGTTCGGCGACGTGCTGGGCGTGCAGATCGCCAACGCCGTGCGCGCGGCCCTGCGCCACGCGCGCGATGCCGGCGGCGCCTTCGCCGCGAACGCCGCCGAGTACGTCACCGAGGAATCGCGCGACGTGGTCGGCCGCGACGAACTCAATGCCTTCTACGACGACGTCGACACCCTGCGCGACGACGTCGAACGCATCGCCGCGCGCGTGGGGCGGCTGCGGGGCGCGCGCGCATGA
- a CDS encoding diguanylate cyclase domain-containing protein — translation MSRYLPILAGIAVWLALAGLATLLLYYADAKARLEAGNEVRTALGEARDEIDRRLETALAVPETLAAVIAAEQRVDKATFEAIASRLVRANPSIRNVALAPNGVITLVHPRRGNEAVLGLRYADVPTQAAAVRRAIRSRRTVVTGPIPLVQGGTGLLSRTPVFLRGSGGRDTRYWGIVALAVDVDPLFVDIERVADRNGLSIAVRRTEPDAPTAETFFGDPAVFAAAPVAMDYPLPGGGRWELAAVPREGWASVRAPLYVRVPLHILAALLGLLTYRLLASQGRDRMLAGRDALTGLLNRKSFDLRLDAAMQQGRVRSSALVLIDLDRFKPVNDNYGHRAGDLVLQQVAERMQQALHGDDSAYRLGGDEFALLLQGERSTRELFHLVERVVELIRQPVVLPDRRSVSVGASTGVAVFPSGEEPERAAEVFDRADRALYRCKAQANRAPEPLQSIR, via the coding sequence GTGAGCCGGTACCTGCCGATCCTGGCCGGGATCGCGGTCTGGCTGGCCCTGGCGGGACTGGCGACGCTGCTCCTGTACTACGCGGACGCGAAGGCGCGACTGGAAGCGGGCAACGAGGTGCGCACCGCGCTGGGCGAAGCCCGCGACGAGATCGACCGCCGCCTGGAAACTGCGCTGGCCGTGCCCGAGACCCTGGCCGCGGTGATCGCCGCCGAACAGCGCGTCGACAAGGCCACCTTCGAAGCCATCGCCTCGCGCCTGGTGCGCGCGAACCCGTCGATCCGCAACGTCGCGCTGGCGCCGAACGGCGTCATCACCCTGGTCCATCCGCGCCGTGGCAACGAGGCCGTATTGGGGCTGCGCTACGCCGACGTGCCCACGCAGGCCGCGGCGGTGCGCCGGGCGATCCGCTCGCGGCGCACGGTGGTGACCGGGCCGATCCCGCTGGTGCAGGGCGGTACCGGGTTGTTGAGCCGCACGCCGGTGTTCCTGCGCGGCAGCGGCGGCCGCGACACGCGCTACTGGGGCATCGTCGCGCTGGCGGTGGACGTGGACCCGCTGTTCGTCGACATCGAGCGCGTCGCCGACCGCAACGGACTGTCCATCGCCGTGCGTCGCACCGAGCCTGACGCGCCGACCGCGGAAACCTTCTTCGGCGATCCGGCGGTGTTCGCCGCCGCACCGGTGGCGATGGACTACCCGTTGCCCGGCGGCGGGCGCTGGGAACTCGCCGCCGTGCCGCGCGAAGGCTGGGCCTCGGTGCGCGCCCCGCTGTACGTGCGCGTGCCGCTGCACATCCTCGCCGCACTGCTCGGCCTGCTGACCTACCGCCTGCTCGCCAGCCAGGGCCGCGACCGCATGCTCGCCGGGCGCGACGCGCTGACCGGCCTGCTCAACCGCAAGTCCTTCGACCTGCGCCTGGACGCGGCGATGCAGCAGGGACGGGTGCGCAGCAGTGCGCTGGTGCTCATCGACCTGGATCGCTTCAAGCCGGTGAACGACAACTACGGGCACCGCGCCGGCGACCTGGTGTTGCAGCAGGTCGCCGAGCGCATGCAGCAGGCCTTGCACGGCGACGACAGTGCCTACCGGCTGGGCGGCGACGAGTTCGCCCTGCTGCTGCAGGGCGAGCGCAGCACGCGCGAGTTGTTCCACCTGGTCGAGCGCGTGGTCGAACTGATCCGCCAGCCGGTGGTGCTGCCGGACCGGCGCAGCGTGAGCGTGGGCGCCTCCACCGGCGTGGCGGTGTTCCCGTCCGGCGAGGAGCCGGAGCGCGCGGCCGAGGTGTTCGACCGCGCCGACCGCGCGCTGTACCGCTGCAAGGCGCAGGCGAACCGCGCACCCGAACCGCTGCAATCGATCCGCTGA
- the ubiB gene encoding ubiquinone biosynthesis regulatory protein kinase UbiB, with protein sequence MTPLFRAWRIGRVLLRYRLDDLLDDTPAERWLKLARPFVPRASAEVAAQSRGARLRLALQDLGPIFVKFGQILSTRRDLVPADIALELALLQDRVAPFDGEAARAIVETALGQRIDEAFASFDTTPLASASIAQVHAATLHAQGDAAPREIVVKVLRPDIEQKIAADIALLNAVAGVVERTHPSADKIRPREIVSEIENTLAAELDLQREGGNASVLRRFWAGSDDLYVPEVIWSHTAERVLTLERVRGIPSDDIAALDAAGIDRHALAAKGVRVFYTQVFRDNFFHADAHAGNIWVDSDPARKANPRFIALDFGIMGQLSDEDQYYLAENFMAIFNRDYRRIAELHVQAGWMPAHIRIDELEAAARAVCEPYFTRPLSEISLGEVLVKLFRTAQRYELTLQPQLILLQKTLLNIEGVGRQLDPKIDIWAVAQPVLSKILVERYSPQRLAGEFRKRLPELVTRAPEMPRLLHLWLQQQVEGKHALSMQSQDLRALTRALQSAQRRTIAAIFGTGLLIVAALLYALEAGGPRLLGVPTAAWIAVLGSVWALRAAWPRRS encoded by the coding sequence ATGACGCCGCTGTTCCGCGCCTGGCGCATCGGCCGCGTGCTGTTGCGCTACCGCCTCGATGACCTGCTCGACGACACGCCCGCGGAACGCTGGTTGAAGCTGGCGCGGCCGTTCGTGCCGCGCGCTTCGGCCGAAGTCGCCGCGCAGTCGCGCGGCGCGCGCCTGCGCCTGGCGTTGCAGGACCTGGGGCCGATCTTCGTCAAGTTCGGGCAGATCCTCTCGACCCGCCGCGACCTGGTGCCGGCGGACATCGCGCTGGAACTGGCGCTGCTGCAGGACCGCGTCGCGCCCTTCGATGGCGAGGCCGCGCGCGCGATCGTCGAGACCGCGCTGGGCCAACGCATCGACGAGGCCTTCGCCAGCTTCGACACCACGCCGCTGGCCTCCGCCTCGATCGCGCAGGTGCACGCGGCGACGCTGCACGCACAGGGTGACGCCGCGCCGCGCGAGATCGTGGTCAAGGTGCTGCGCCCCGACATCGAGCAGAAGATCGCCGCCGACATCGCCCTGCTCAACGCGGTCGCGGGCGTGGTCGAACGCACGCATCCGTCCGCGGACAAGATCCGCCCGCGCGAGATCGTTTCCGAGATCGAGAACACCCTCGCCGCCGAGCTCGACCTGCAGCGCGAAGGCGGCAACGCCAGCGTGCTGCGGCGCTTCTGGGCGGGCAGCGACGACCTGTACGTGCCGGAGGTGATCTGGTCGCACACCGCCGAGCGCGTGCTGACGCTCGAGCGCGTGCGCGGCATCCCCTCCGACGACATCGCCGCGCTGGACGCCGCCGGCATCGACCGCCACGCGCTCGCCGCGAAGGGCGTGCGCGTGTTCTACACCCAGGTGTTCCGCGACAACTTCTTCCACGCCGACGCGCACGCCGGCAACATCTGGGTCGACAGCGACCCCGCGCGCAAGGCCAACCCGCGCTTCATCGCGCTCGACTTCGGCATCATGGGCCAGCTCTCCGACGAGGATCAGTACTACCTCGCCGAGAACTTCATGGCGATCTTCAACCGCGACTACCGCCGCATCGCCGAACTGCACGTGCAGGCCGGCTGGATGCCGGCGCACATCCGCATCGACGAGCTGGAAGCGGCCGCGCGCGCGGTGTGCGAGCCGTACTTCACCCGCCCGTTGAGCGAGATCTCGCTGGGCGAGGTGCTGGTCAAGCTGTTCCGCACCGCGCAGCGCTACGAACTCACCCTGCAACCGCAGCTGATCCTGCTGCAGAAGACCCTGCTCAACATCGAGGGCGTCGGCCGCCAGCTCGATCCGAAGATCGACATCTGGGCGGTCGCGCAGCCGGTGCTGTCGAAGATCCTGGTCGAGCGCTACAGCCCGCAACGCCTGGCCGGCGAATTCCGCAAGCGCCTGCCCGAACTCGTCACCCGCGCGCCGGAGATGCCGCGGCTGCTGCACCTGTGGCTGCAGCAGCAGGTCGAGGGCAAGCACGCGCTGAGCATGCAGTCGCAGGACCTGCGCGCATTGACCCGTGCGCTGCAGAGCGCGCAACGCCGCACCATCGCCGCCATCTTCGGCACCGGCCTGCTGATCGTCGCCGCGCTGCTGTACGCGCTGGAAGCCGGCGGCCCGCGCCTGCTCGGCGTGCCGACGGCCGCGTGGATCGCCGTGCTCGGCAGCGTGTGGGCGCTGCGCGCGGCGTGGCCGCGGCGGTCGTAG
- a CDS encoding DUF1328 domain-containing protein, with translation MLHYAVVFFVIAIIAAILGFTGIAGAASNIPWILFLIFLVLGVISLLRGRRV, from the coding sequence ATGCTGCACTACGCCGTCGTCTTCTTCGTGATCGCGATCATCGCGGCCATTCTCGGCTTCACCGGCATCGCCGGTGCCGCCAGCAACATCCCCTGGATCCTGTTCCTCATCTTCCTGGTGCTGGGCGTCATCTCGCTGCTGCGCGGCCGCCGCGTCTGA